One window of the Methylosinus trichosporium OB3b genome contains the following:
- a CDS encoding cupin domain-containing protein: MVSRALYPYDWRRPVEFYHLTIAPSHIERSEAHAPGAKEDLVVARGSIEIVVGREPAVQLDEGDAVDFVAAVPHSYRNLGVVPAVYLVMSYADAGDEG, encoded by the coding sequence TTGGTCTCTCGCGCGCTCTATCCCTACGACTGGCGGCGGCCGGTCGAATTCTACCATCTCACCATTGCGCCCAGCCATATCGAACGCTCGGAAGCTCATGCGCCGGGCGCCAAGGAAGATCTCGTCGTCGCGCGCGGCTCGATCGAGATCGTCGTGGGTCGCGAGCCGGCCGTGCAATTGGACGAAGGCGACGCCGTCGACTTCGTCGCCGCCGTTCCGCACAGCTATCGCAATCTCGGCGTTGTTCCCGCAGTCTATCTGGTCATGTCCTACGCCGACGCCGGCGACGAGGGCTGA
- a CDS encoding family 2A encapsulin nanocompartment shell protein encodes MTTEPEVRRTLSESAARQLANATKTRAQWSGITPRWLVSFLPWTPVEAGIYRLNRVREDSALTDADVTCSPARDRDADLPETFVDYQDAPREYSMNAVTTVLDVQTRVSDLYSHPYDQIQEQVRLLTEKVKEKQESELVNNPEYGLLANAHPSMKLSTRTGAPTPDDLDELIARVWKEPAFFLAHPRAIASFGRECTRRGVPPPTVTLFGSPFLTWRGLPLVPSDKLFIDENGKTSILLLRTGEKKQGVIGLFQPGIPGEVAPSLSVRFMGINRKAIASYLISLYCSAAVLTHDALGVLEGVEVSKYHDYPDKYV; translated from the coding sequence ATGACCACAGAACCCGAAGTCCGACGGACTCTGAGCGAATCCGCGGCCCGCCAGCTCGCCAATGCGACCAAGACCAGAGCGCAATGGTCGGGCATAACGCCCCGCTGGCTCGTCTCCTTCCTGCCCTGGACGCCGGTCGAGGCCGGCATCTATCGCCTCAACCGCGTGCGCGAGGACAGCGCGCTCACCGACGCCGACGTGACCTGCAGCCCGGCCCGCGACCGCGACGCCGATCTGCCGGAGACCTTCGTCGATTACCAGGATGCGCCGCGCGAATATTCGATGAATGCGGTGACGACCGTGCTCGATGTGCAGACCCGCGTCTCTGACCTCTACAGTCATCCTTATGATCAAATTCAGGAGCAGGTGCGTCTGCTCACGGAAAAGGTCAAGGAGAAGCAGGAGAGCGAACTCGTCAACAATCCCGAATATGGATTGCTGGCCAACGCACATCCCTCGATGAAGCTGTCGACGCGCACCGGCGCGCCGACGCCCGACGATCTCGATGAGCTCATCGCCCGCGTCTGGAAGGAGCCGGCCTTCTTCCTCGCGCATCCGCGCGCCATCGCTTCCTTCGGGCGGGAATGCACGCGCCGCGGCGTGCCGCCGCCGACCGTCACCCTGTTCGGCTCGCCCTTCCTCACCTGGCGCGGATTGCCGCTCGTCCCCAGCGACAAGCTGTTCATCGACGAGAACGGCAAGACAAGCATCCTCCTGCTGCGCACCGGCGAGAAGAAGCAGGGCGTGATCGGTCTGTTCCAGCCAGGCATTCCGGGCGAGGTGGCGCCGAGCCTCTCGGTGCGCTTCATGGGCATCAACCGCAAGGCGATCGCCTCCTATCTTATCTCGCTCTACTGCTCGGCCGCAGTGCTGACGCATGACGCGCTCGGTGTGCTCGAAGGCGTCGAGGTCAGCAAATATCACGACTATCCGGACAAATATGTCTGA
- the modB gene encoding molybdate ABC transporter permease subunit yields MPTSEDIEAIWLTLKLAIIVTSLLLVAGTPIAWWLARTRSRLKGPIGAVVALPLVLPPTVIGFYMLLAMGPHGPIGRLTNFLGVGALPFTFTGIVIASLCYSMPFVIQPIQNAFEAMGDRPLEAAATLRASPLDAFFSVALPLAKPGFVTAAILGFAHTIGEFGVVLMVGGNIPNKTRLVSVQIYDHVEAMDYTRAHWLSGGMLLFSFFVLLGLYTRRTGKTDA; encoded by the coding sequence ATGCCGACCTCGGAAGATATAGAGGCGATCTGGCTGACGCTGAAGCTGGCCATCATCGTCACATCGCTGCTGCTCGTCGCGGGGACGCCGATCGCCTGGTGGCTCGCCCGCACCAGGTCGCGGCTCAAGGGGCCGATCGGCGCCGTGGTGGCGCTGCCGCTCGTGCTTCCGCCGACGGTGATCGGATTCTACATGCTGCTCGCCATGGGACCCCACGGCCCGATCGGTCGGCTGACGAATTTTCTCGGCGTCGGCGCATTGCCCTTCACCTTCACCGGCATCGTGATCGCCTCGCTCTGCTATTCCATGCCCTTCGTCATTCAGCCGATCCAGAACGCTTTCGAGGCGATGGGAGATCGGCCGCTGGAGGCGGCCGCCACTCTGAGAGCGAGCCCGCTCGACGCCTTTTTCTCGGTTGCGCTGCCGCTCGCCAAGCCGGGCTTCGTCACAGCGGCGATTCTCGGCTTCGCGCATACGATCGGCGAATTCGGCGTGGTGCTGATGGTCGGCGGCAATATTCCGAACAAGACCCGGCTCGTGTCGGTGCAGATCTACGATCATGTCGAGGCGATGGATTACACGCGCGCCCATTGGCTGTCGGGCGGCATGCTCCTCTTCAGCTTCTTCGTCCTTCTCGGCCTCTACACGCGTCGCACAGGAAAAACCGATGCGTGA
- a CDS encoding TonB-dependent siderophore receptor, with protein MKTTTQSTSGAIVHALLASASIVAISGSLGRAIAQEATTLPPIEVAAASATNNHSRSTAAGAAAAGYRFDATSTTGPWGERAIQDTPYSVYSVSAPYIENRVFSTTDEVFRVNPLTQLNMGQGRGYGSSIFIRGVQQSGFSQIDGLNMSGVSDLVMPLEDKERVDVLSGLSGFLYGPAHVGGLVNFVTKRPTPTPFFSVTAGNYGGSQPFVHVDTGGPFEKGGDFGYRLNLVKSSGETAINDNFVDRWLVSGALDWRPLQELLFQINYSHQHIYEKGTLADWGSFDGTFPHFSASILDPAKNYGQPWTFNKNDMNVLGTNVTYEVTRNMKIRAAYQFVDIASENLYTGNNIAYSNGSYSYSLAALYNASHVQRNQAWYAFADYDLDLLSIKAKTTFGLYGSSYSLRQHQDNTLFKGLGSFPVSADPIYVARPTFTNGVQPYFHQQQLDQTNWIIGEDISFNDQWSLLAGASLANIKATNFNTNGTVSSYFDKTRVTPTASLIYKPRPWLTAYGTYIQALENGGTASTSFSSLPVTNASQALSPTTSEQVEVGAKANVSQILLTAALFQIDKTNTFYKANGGSYTFTNDGRQLHRGLEMTATGKLLDDLTVTGGFTLLDAKITQTNTLYLLGQPPVGSAKNMGKLYVEYRQPFVPGLTLTGGFNYVGPQVGNAFAPTNVRAIERLPSYVTGDIGLRYETRIFDTETIWRVDVTNIANTSYWQQTEMLGAPRTVAFSATAKF; from the coding sequence ATGAAGACCACGACACAATCCACGAGCGGCGCGATCGTTCACGCTCTGCTGGCCAGCGCTTCGATCGTCGCTATCTCGGGCTCGCTCGGACGAGCGATCGCGCAGGAGGCGACGACGCTTCCTCCGATCGAAGTCGCCGCCGCGAGCGCGACCAACAATCACAGCCGCTCCACTGCGGCCGGCGCCGCCGCCGCGGGCTATCGCTTCGACGCGACATCGACGACCGGTCCTTGGGGCGAAAGGGCGATTCAGGATACGCCTTATTCGGTTTATTCAGTGAGCGCTCCTTATATAGAAAACCGCGTCTTCTCGACGACGGACGAGGTCTTCCGCGTCAATCCGCTCACCCAGCTCAATATGGGACAGGGGCGCGGCTATGGCTCGTCGATCTTTATTCGCGGCGTTCAGCAGAGCGGCTTCAGCCAGATCGACGGCCTCAACATGTCGGGCGTCAGCGATCTCGTCATGCCCTTGGAGGACAAGGAGCGCGTCGATGTTCTCTCCGGCCTCTCCGGCTTTCTCTATGGACCAGCGCATGTGGGAGGACTCGTCAATTTCGTTACCAAGCGGCCGACGCCGACGCCATTCTTCAGCGTCACAGCCGGCAATTACGGCGGCTCGCAACCCTTCGTGCATGTCGATACGGGCGGCCCCTTCGAAAAGGGAGGCGATTTCGGCTATCGGCTCAACTTGGTGAAGAGCAGCGGCGAGACCGCGATCAATGACAATTTCGTCGACAGATGGCTCGTCAGCGGCGCGCTCGATTGGCGTCCGCTGCAGGAATTGCTCTTTCAGATCAACTATTCTCATCAGCATATTTACGAGAAAGGCACGCTCGCCGATTGGGGATCGTTCGATGGAACGTTCCCGCATTTCAGCGCGAGCATTCTCGATCCCGCGAAAAATTACGGCCAGCCGTGGACGTTCAACAAGAACGATATGAACGTGCTCGGGACCAACGTCACCTATGAAGTGACGCGCAATATGAAAATCCGCGCCGCCTATCAGTTTGTCGACATTGCGAGCGAGAACCTCTACACAGGCAATAATATCGCCTATAGCAATGGCTCATACTCCTATTCGCTCGCGGCGCTCTATAATGCGTCGCATGTGCAGCGCAATCAGGCATGGTACGCCTTCGCCGATTATGACCTCGATCTTCTCTCGATCAAGGCCAAGACGACGTTCGGCCTCTATGGATCGAGCTATTCACTTCGCCAGCATCAAGACAACACGCTCTTCAAGGGCCTCGGCTCGTTTCCCGTTTCCGCCGATCCCATCTATGTCGCGCGTCCGACTTTCACCAATGGCGTGCAGCCCTACTTTCACCAGCAGCAGCTGGACCAGACGAATTGGATCATCGGCGAGGACATATCCTTCAATGATCAATGGTCGCTGCTCGCCGGCGCGAGCCTCGCCAACATAAAGGCGACGAATTTCAACACCAATGGGACGGTGTCGAGCTATTTCGACAAGACCCGGGTCACGCCGACCGCCTCGTTGATCTATAAGCCGCGGCCTTGGTTGACCGCCTATGGGACCTATATCCAAGCTCTCGAAAATGGCGGGACCGCCTCGACCAGCTTTTCGTCATTGCCGGTGACCAACGCCAGCCAGGCGCTCAGTCCGACGACCAGCGAGCAGGTCGAGGTCGGCGCGAAAGCCAATGTCTCGCAAATTCTGCTGACTGCCGCTCTGTTCCAGATCGACAAGACGAACACTTTTTACAAAGCCAATGGCGGCAGCTACACATTCACCAATGACGGGCGGCAGCTCCATCGCGGTCTCGAAATGACGGCGACGGGCAAGCTGCTCGACGATCTCACCGTCACCGGCGGCTTCACGCTGCTCGATGCGAAGATCACTCAGACCAACACATTATATCTTCTGGGCCAGCCTCCTGTGGGCTCGGCGAAAAACATGGGCAAGCTCTATGTCGAATATCGCCAGCCCTTCGTGCCGGGGCTGACATTGACCGGCGGCTTCAATTATGTCGGCCCACAGGTCGGCAATGCCTTCGCGCCGACGAATGTGCGCGCGATCGAACGGCTGCCCTCTTACGTGACTGGCGACATCGGGCTACGCTATGAGACGCGCATCTTCGACACCGAAACGATCTGGCGCGTCGACGTGACCAATATCGCAAACACATCCTATTGGCAGCAGACCGAAATGCTCGGAGCGCCGCGCACCGTCGCTTTTTCCGCGACCGCCAAATTCTGA
- a CDS encoding ABC transporter ATP-binding protein, whose product MSEPAISLSDLGYFYVPDRWVLRHCDMRVARGSVFTLLGPNGRGKTTLLHLLIGALKPCEGGLAVNGRIAFVPQLFETAFDYTVLDMALMGRARKIGLFSQPSRVDEEAALAALDRFGMADYAGRLFGELSGGQRQLVIFARALVAEADILVLDEPTSALDLENQSLVLERIFALTRDHGLTIVMTTHHPHHALAVADDALLMGGQGYYLFGRAREILTEDNLCSLYRAPLKRIVFEHEGSEIETITPILMPARTARLHSDETVEAD is encoded by the coding sequence GTGAGTGAGCCGGCGATCTCCCTTTCCGACCTCGGCTATTTCTATGTGCCGGACCGATGGGTGCTGCGCCATTGCGACATGCGCGTCGCGCGCGGCAGCGTCTTCACGCTGCTCGGCCCCAACGGCCGCGGCAAGACGACGCTGCTGCATCTCCTCATTGGCGCTCTGAAACCCTGCGAAGGCGGCCTCGCGGTGAACGGCCGCATCGCCTTCGTGCCGCAGCTCTTCGAGACCGCCTTCGACTATACTGTGCTCGACATGGCGCTGATGGGCCGCGCGCGCAAGATCGGCCTGTTCTCGCAGCCCTCGCGCGTCGACGAGGAGGCCGCGCTCGCCGCGCTCGATCGCTTCGGCATGGCCGACTACGCCGGGCGGCTGTTCGGAGAGCTCTCCGGCGGCCAGCGCCAGCTCGTCATCTTCGCGCGGGCGCTCGTCGCCGAAGCGGACATTCTCGTTCTCGACGAACCGACGTCGGCGCTCGACCTCGAGAACCAGTCGCTCGTCCTCGAGCGCATCTTTGCCCTCACGCGCGACCACGGGCTGACGATCGTGATGACGACGCATCACCCGCATCACGCTCTGGCCGTCGCCGACGACGCGCTGCTGATGGGCGGGCAAGGCTATTATCTCTTCGGCAGGGCGCGTGAGATTTTGACCGAGGACAATCTCTGCTCGCTCTATCGCGCGCCACTGAAGCGCATCGTCTTCGAGCATGAGGGCAGCGAAATCGAGACGATCACGCCGATCTTGATGCCGGCGAGGACGGCGCGTCTTCACTCCGACGAGACCGTCGAAGCGGATTGA
- a CDS encoding FecCD family ABC transporter permease produces the protein MLRKLGADHVPVLLFVAIVLLMLFSLTLGRYPVPFADVARIVFTTFPINAVGDYENAPWVVVEIVRMPRILLVTLCGMGLALSGAAMQGVFRNPLVGPEVAGVSSGAELGGVAAIMLSWPPLAIVGMAFASGLAALAAAFALARLAGRASTLALVLSGVIVGGFCCSLVGLLQTLADPMVKLPSIVYWLLGSFAGATYEKVAIVAGVTLFAGTALLALRWRVNLLSLGNTDAAALGVDVEALRWGLMGLVALLVAAQVSVSGGVGWVGLVVPHLARMLVGPEHTRLLPTSAFLGGIYLLAMDDIARGATEQEIPIGLLTSAVGTPVFAFLFWKTQSKGWMRE, from the coding sequence ATGCTTCGCAAGCTGGGCGCTGACCATGTTCCGGTCCTTCTCTTCGTCGCCATCGTGCTGTTGATGCTGTTTTCGCTGACGCTGGGGCGCTACCCTGTCCCCTTCGCGGATGTCGCGCGCATCGTCTTCACCACCTTTCCCATCAACGCCGTCGGCGATTATGAGAACGCCCCGTGGGTCGTCGTCGAGATCGTGCGCATGCCGCGCATTCTGCTCGTCACCCTCTGTGGCATGGGTCTCGCCCTTTCGGGAGCCGCTATGCAGGGCGTCTTTCGCAATCCGCTCGTCGGACCGGAGGTCGCGGGCGTCTCCTCCGGCGCCGAGCTCGGCGGCGTCGCAGCCATCATGCTGTCCTGGCCGCCGCTCGCCATTGTCGGCATGGCTTTCGCCTCCGGCCTCGCCGCGCTCGCCGCCGCTTTCGCGCTGGCCCGCCTCGCCGGACGCGCCAGCACGCTCGCTCTCGTCCTCTCCGGCGTCATCGTCGGCGGCTTCTGCTGCTCGCTCGTCGGTCTGTTGCAGACGCTCGCCGACCCGATGGTGAAGCTGCCCTCCATCGTCTATTGGCTGCTCGGCAGCTTCGCCGGCGCGACCTATGAGAAGGTGGCGATCGTCGCCGGCGTCACCCTCTTTGCGGGAACGGCCCTGCTCGCCCTGCGCTGGCGCGTCAATCTGCTTTCGCTGGGCAATACCGACGCCGCCGCTCTCGGCGTCGATGTCGAAGCCTTGCGCTGGGGGCTCATGGGCCTCGTGGCCCTGCTCGTCGCGGCGCAGGTCTCCGTCTCCGGCGGCGTCGGCTGGGTCGGGCTCGTCGTGCCGCATCTCGCCCGCATGCTGGTCGGGCCGGAACATACCCGCCTCTTGCCGACCTCCGCCTTTCTCGGCGGCATCTATCTCCTCGCCATGGACGATATCGCGCGCGGCGCGACCGAGCAGGAGATTCCAATCGGTCTTCTGACCAGCGCGGTCGGCACGCCGGTCTTCGCTTTCCTCTTCTGGAAGACGCAATCGAAAGGTTGGATGCGTGAGTGA
- the modC gene encoding molybdenum ABC transporter ATP-binding protein, with protein MRDTAPESAILARFHLVYRSFALDMDVSLPGRGVTAFFGPSGSGKTTALRCVAGLVRAQSGRLQVAGDVWQDESNHVFLPTYRRPLGMVFQDAGLFPHLTVFGNLRYGMKRAGAARNSIDPDAILTLLGIGDLLGRYPRHLSGGERQRVAIARALLTDPRLLLLDEPLAALDVKRKLEILPYLERLRDELDIPILYVSHSPDEVARLADHIVLLEAGRVVASGAISDVLTRIDLPFAFSDEAGVVFDVVVAESADGLTRLASTAGDLIVAHRLEPPGRRLRCQIHARDVSLTLSRHHDTTILNILPASVSDFARTPVDGHVLVRLTLKDGSGLLARITERSRQELGVVEGRALWAQVKAVALLSAER; from the coding sequence ATGCGTGACACAGCACCCGAGAGCGCGATTCTCGCCCGATTTCATCTCGTCTATCGCAGCTTCGCGCTCGATATGGATGTCAGCCTTCCGGGCCGTGGCGTGACGGCCTTCTTCGGCCCCTCCGGCTCCGGCAAGACGACGGCTTTGCGCTGCGTCGCCGGCCTCGTGCGCGCGCAGAGCGGTCGGCTGCAAGTGGCGGGCGATGTGTGGCAGGACGAATCGAACCATGTCTTCTTGCCGACATACCGCCGCCCGCTAGGCATGGTCTTTCAGGATGCGGGGTTGTTTCCGCATCTCACCGTTTTCGGCAATCTCCGCTATGGGATGAAGCGCGCCGGCGCTGCGCGCAATTCGATCGATCCCGACGCCATTCTCACGCTGCTCGGCATCGGCGATCTGCTCGGCCGTTATCCGCGTCATCTCTCCGGCGGCGAACGCCAGAGAGTGGCGATCGCGCGGGCTCTGCTCACCGATCCGCGCCTGCTGCTGCTGGACGAGCCGCTCGCGGCATTGGATGTGAAGCGAAAGCTCGAGATTCTCCCCTATCTCGAGCGTCTGCGCGACGAGCTCGACATACCGATCCTCTATGTCAGCCATTCACCGGACGAAGTGGCGCGGCTCGCCGATCACATCGTGCTGCTGGAGGCGGGACGCGTCGTCGCCAGCGGCGCCATTTCCGATGTGCTGACGCGAATCGATCTGCCCTTCGCCTTCAGCGACGAAGCCGGCGTCGTCTTCGATGTCGTCGTCGCCGAGAGCGCGGACGGCTTGACGCGGCTCGCCTCTACCGCTGGCGATCTCATTGTCGCGCATCGTCTCGAGCCGCCCGGACGCAGATTGCGCTGCCAAATTCACGCGCGCGATGTGAGCCTAACTCTGTCGCGGCATCACGACACGACGATTCTCAATATTCTTCCCGCGTCCGTGTCCGATTTCGCTCGGACGCCGGTGGACGGCCATGTGCTGGTGAGATTGACGTTGAAGGACGGCTCGGGCCTTCTCGCGCGCATCACCGAGCGCTCGAGGCAGGAGCTCGGCGTCGTCGAGGGACGGGCGCTCTGGGCTCAGGTAAAGGCCGTCGCGCTGTTGAGCGCGGAACGATAG
- a CDS encoding nitrogenase component 1 translates to MVPLDHGPVGCGAYGQTMRLTAPGYVQGIESFSALHACTDLRAEDIGDAGDRRLARAIDEIAELFPLARGIVVASEEPMPALGADITGIAKAKMAEQRKLILPLNGYRSWAVETAAALRSAELLHPLTTSSGKRVVLPYSREATALVWIVSKLLMEIGLEPVHEMTQSSAIDLARVSDCKLVIGFASKVGALEEQLRGGYADLLQRWFATPIVWTCFESPSTTSASLRAIAKRFDRGVARRVDAAIVKGEALVAHTIDRYRPRLEGKLVLFFRPMTEAQLEPYRLLGLRIGDASGWTGKTGKQRTPRLKCDDDHPDERAIDSYISEAKPDLVLHFGNGETRGEYEWRKRGQVALPFSPFFDRKGNAFWGYDGFACLAAALDRAMNATWRDLVQPPW, encoded by the coding sequence ATGGTCCCTCTCGATCACGGTCCTGTCGGCTGCGGCGCCTATGGGCAGACGATGCGCCTGACGGCGCCGGGCTATGTCCAAGGGATCGAGAGCTTCAGCGCACTTCACGCCTGCACCGATCTTCGAGCGGAAGACATCGGCGACGCCGGCGACCGCCGCCTCGCACGCGCGATCGACGAAATCGCAGAGCTGTTTCCACTGGCGCGCGGAATAGTCGTCGCGAGCGAAGAGCCCATGCCGGCGCTCGGCGCCGATATCACCGGAATAGCAAAAGCCAAAATGGCGGAGCAGCGAAAGCTGATTCTGCCGCTCAACGGCTATCGATCCTGGGCGGTCGAGACAGCGGCGGCGCTCCGCTCCGCCGAGCTGCTGCATCCGCTCACGACGAGCAGCGGCAAGCGCGTGGTTCTTCCCTATTCGCGCGAGGCGACGGCGCTCGTCTGGATCGTCAGCAAGCTGCTCATGGAGATCGGCCTCGAGCCCGTCCATGAGATGACGCAATCATCGGCGATCGACCTCGCCCGCGTGAGCGATTGCAAATTGGTGATCGGCTTCGCGAGCAAGGTCGGCGCGCTCGAAGAGCAGTTGCGCGGCGGCTACGCGGATTTGCTGCAACGATGGTTCGCGACGCCGATCGTGTGGACATGCTTCGAGAGCCCGTCGACGACGAGCGCGTCGTTGCGCGCCATCGCGAAACGTTTCGATCGCGGCGTCGCGCGTCGCGTCGACGCCGCGATCGTGAAGGGCGAGGCGCTCGTAGCACACACGATCGATCGTTATCGGCCTCGGCTCGAGGGGAAGCTGGTCTTGTTCTTTCGGCCGATGACCGAGGCGCAGCTCGAGCCCTATCGTCTTCTCGGGCTCCGCATCGGCGACGCATCCGGCTGGACGGGCAAGACCGGGAAGCAGCGCACGCCGCGCCTGAAATGCGATGACGACCATCCCGACGAGAGGGCGATCGACTCGTACATATCCGAGGCGAAGCCCGATCTCGTGCTTCATTTCGGCAATGGCGAAACGCGAGGCGAATATGAATGGCGCAAGCGCGGCCAGGTCGCGCTTCCCTTCTCGCCCTTCTTCGACCGAAAGGGCAACGCCTTCTGGGGTTATGACGGCTTTGCCTGTCTCGCGGCGGCTCTCGACCGCGCGATGAATGCGACTTGGCGGGATCTCGTCCAGCCGCCTTGGTGA
- a CDS encoding ABC transporter substrate-binding protein, whose amino-acid sequence MIPGDPEAILLTRSDAILSWSWFAAPLLRIGAPLVQLDSRASGDVSQSVEHLWRLIGAIADRQERVNFLIRRHVAELDAFSKERAPAPVRRKVAYLFQIDPLIMAFGGTGINADLDRVDADNIGASLHSPHMTIEELIAREPEVVIISGYPKDDAVRRVLDNPALRCTPAVRSKRVYREPHGGMRMEGLVEEPIMLQWMSEVIYPEWIERRFRMKLRQAYADVYGFGLTDDAIDEALVLQENAGSADYSRFLASNDAERR is encoded by the coding sequence GTGATCCCCGGCGACCCGGAAGCAATTCTGCTGACGCGAAGCGACGCGATCCTGTCGTGGTCCTGGTTCGCTGCTCCCTTGCTGAGAATCGGCGCGCCTCTGGTTCAGCTCGATAGTCGGGCGTCCGGCGATGTGTCGCAGAGCGTGGAGCATCTCTGGCGCTTGATCGGCGCTATCGCCGACCGGCAAGAGCGTGTGAATTTCCTGATTCGCCGTCACGTGGCGGAGCTCGACGCCTTTTCGAAGGAGCGCGCCCCCGCGCCAGTTCGTCGCAAGGTCGCCTATCTCTTCCAGATCGACCCTCTGATCATGGCGTTCGGCGGAACGGGAATCAATGCCGATCTCGACCGGGTGGACGCTGACAATATCGGAGCCTCGCTTCATTCGCCTCATATGACAATCGAGGAGTTGATCGCGCGCGAGCCGGAGGTCGTCATTATTTCCGGCTATCCGAAAGACGACGCGGTTCGTCGCGTGCTGGACAATCCAGCGCTGCGATGTACTCCAGCCGTTCGATCAAAAAGGGTCTATCGCGAGCCGCATGGGGGAATGCGCATGGAAGGACTGGTCGAGGAGCCGATCATGTTGCAATGGATGTCGGAGGTCATCTATCCGGAGTGGATTGAGCGACGATTTCGCATGAAGCTGCGGCAGGCCTATGCGGATGTCTACGGCTTCGGCCTCACGGACGACGCGATCGATGAAGCCCTCGTATTGCAAGAAAACGCGGGCTCGGCGGATTATTCCCGCTTCCTCGCTTCGAACGACGCGGAGCGACGCTGA